In Salmo trutta chromosome 28, fSalTru1.1, whole genome shotgun sequence, one DNA window encodes the following:
- the LOC115165811 gene encoding protein ILRUN, producing the protein MEGMDLDLDPELMQKFSCMGTTDKDILIAEFQRMLGFQLNPAGCAFFLDMTNWNLQAAIGAYYDFESPNINAPCMSFVGDVTIGEGESVPPDTPFTKTWRIQNTGAESWPPGVCLKYVGGDQFGHVNMVMVRSLNPQEMADVSVQMRSPLSPGMYQGQWRMCTATGLFYGDVIWVIVSVEVGGLLGVTQQMSSFQAEFNTQPARNVEGDYNPFASPQKHAGGHDNSHHDDSGLKDPADIWEGGPDRMQQEQNGLSHNSVNIATNGLQSNLVTYSQGIREPYPFGQS; encoded by the exons ATGGAGGGCATGGATTTGGACCTGGACCCGGAGTTAATGCAGAAATTTAGCTGCATGGGCACTACCGATAAGGACATCCTCATAGCCGAGTTTCAGAGAATGCTTGGGTTTCAACTGAACCCGGCTGGATGCGCCTTCTTCTTGGACATGACCAATTG GAACTTACAAGCAGCCATCGGCGCCTACTATGACTTTGAAAGCCCCAACATCAACGCACCATGCATGTCTTTTGTTGGGGATGTGACGATCGGGGAGGGGGAGTCTGTTCCCCCTGACACGCCATTCACTAAGACGTGGAGGATACAGAACACAG GAGCAGAGTCTTGGCCCCCTGGGGTATGTCTGAAGTATGTTGGAGGGGACCAGTTTGGTCATGTGAACATGGTGATGGTGCGCTCATTAAACCCCCAGGAGATGGCTGATGTCAGCGTGCAGATGCGCAGCCCCCTTTCCCCTGGCATGTACCAGGGCCAGTGGAGGATGTGCACAGCCACCGGACTCTTCTATGGGG ATGTGATCTGGGTAATCGTCAGCGTGGAGGTGGGAGGCCTCCTGGGCGTGACGCAGCAGATGTCCTCCTTCCAGGCCGAGTTCAACACCCAGCCTGCCCGCAACGTGGAGGGAGACTACAACCCCTTCGCCTCGCCACAGAAACACGCCGGTGGCCACGATAACAGTCACCATGACGACAGCGGCCTCAAGGACCCTGCGGACATCTGGGAGGGTGGCCCGGACCGAATGCAGCAAGAGCAAAATGGACTGTCACACAACTCTGTGAATATAGCAACAAACGGGCTCCAAAGCAACCTAGTGACTTACAGTCAG GGTATTCGCGAACCCTATCCTTTTGGGCAGTCTTAA